Sequence from the Pseudomonadota bacterium genome:
TCGGCCTCGGCGGTCTCGATGCGCGCGATGCGCGCGCGGGCGTGGGGCGAGCGCAGCACACGGGCGTGCAGCTGACCGTTGAAGGCGAGGTCGTCGACGTAGCGCGCGGTGCCCTTCACCTTGTCTGGGGCGTCCGGTCGAGGCACGGGCTGGCCCACCACCTGCAAGGCAGGGTGATGGGGAACGAGGCGGGGCGGTGAGACGGTCATGCGTGTTCGCGCGCCAGCGATGCGGCGACGCTCTCCCTCCCTCGAAGCGCGGCGCGGGCGAGCGATGCGGAACGGTCGCGCGCCCCCTGGGCTTCAGCAATACAAGGGGGTTACGAACGCGCGGCGCGTTTTCCCTTCAAGACACGACGCCACGACTTGCCCCAGACGTCAGGCGAGACCCGCATCGATGCGAAGCACGGGGGGCGTATCGCGGGCCAGGGCGGCCAGCTCATCCGGCGTGTTCACGTCATGAAAGGCGCCCCCGTCATCGATGTCGACCTCGCGCACCCTCTGGGGATTGCGCCACAGCACCTCCCGCGCGCCCTGCGCGTGCAGCTCGCGCAGCTGGCCTGTGAGATCGAGGGGAAAGATCACGGGGTGTCCGCGACGGCCCTCGGGAGATCGCGGAACCACGATGCGGGTCACATCGTCGGCGAAGACCTCGCGTACGCGGCGCACGGTATGTGCCTGCAAGGTGGGCTGATCGACCAGGGCGAGGGCGATGCCGTGAAGGCGCGGGGCTGCAGTGGCGTCGTGGGCCGCCCCACCTGTGTCAGCGAGCAGATGCGCAAGTCCCACCGCAATCGATGACTGCATGCCGCGTTCCGGATCGGGGTTCGTCACCACCCAGGCGTGGGGCACGCGATCCACGACGGCCGCGCGCTCGACCTCGCGGCAGACCACCACGACCCGCGCCACGCCCCCCTGCGTGAGCGCGTCGAGCACGCGCTCGACGAAGGTGCGCCCCTCGTGCACGACCAAGGCCTTGGGGTATCCCATGCGACGGGAGGCCCCCGCCGCGAGAACGATGCCGGCCAGTGCTGGAGCGGTCATGCACAAGGCCTTCGCCGATGTCGGTCGACGCCCTCCCCTGCTTGTCGGGCACATGCTCCGCGCCGGCGTCGAGATCAGCTCGACAGAGCGGGCCGCCTTCGCCACGCCGACTTCGAAGGCGTGGAGGAGAGGCGCCCTCGGCGGAGTAGTCTGCGCTGTCATGAAGCGCTTGATTATCTCTCTGGGCCTGGCATTGCTGGCCTTCACCAATGGGTGCACCCCTCGCACCCCCCCAACAGAACCGTCGAAGAGCTCGGCCCTGCCGCCCGTCATCGGAACCCTCCCGCCGTTCACCCTCACCGATCAGAACGGGCAGACCGTCACCCTCGAGAGCCTGCACGGCCACCCGTTTGTGATCGACTTCATCTTCACGAGCTGCACCGAGTTCTGCCTCGACATGACCGACAAGATGCGCGAGGTGCGTGCGGCACTGGGCAGCGGCTCCCCCGTGAAGTGCGTGAGCATGAGCGTCGACCCGAAGAACGACACCCCGGCGCGCCTCAAGTCGTTTGCCGCAAGCCGCGGCGCCGTCGACCCGAGCTGGCTCTTTCTCACCGGCGAGCGCGCCACGGTGGGCACCATCATGCAGTCGCTGATGCTGGCCCCCTCGGGCGACCCCGCAAAGCTGAACCCGCAGCAGCACAGCTCTCGACTGGTTCTCGTCGACGGCGAGGGCAAGGTGCGCGGCTACTACCCCTACGACGATGCCGAGGCGCGCAAGCGCATCGTGCTCGACGCCCGCGCCCTAGACGCCGGAGGCAAGCCGTGACCTACGCCGACCTCCCCCTGGTCAACGCCACGCTGAACGGAATCAGCGCCTGTCTGCTCACCGCGGGCTACGGGTTCATCCGCCAGAAACGCGTCACCGCGCATCGCGTCTGCATGGTGAGTGCCCTCATCACCTCGGTGGCCTTTCTCACCACGTACGCCATCTACCACCTGCACGCCGGCTCAAAGCACTTCGTGGGTCCGGACGCCATTCGCATGGCCTACCTGGCGCTGCTGCTGTCGCACACCGTTCTCGCGGCGGCTGTGCCCGTGCTCGCGCTCATCACGCTCTCGCGGGCGCTGAAGGGCCAGCTCGATCGGCACCGCGCCATCGCGCGCATCACCCTGCCCATCTGGTGGTACGTCTCGGTGACCGGCGTTCTCATCTACGTGATGCTCTACCACGTCTCGCAATGAGGTGCGCCCACGCCGCTCGAGCGCGCATCACCGGACCCGCAGCGACCGCGCCTCGCGCCCGTCACGGAGTGCCGTGCTCTCTGGCCTGAGGGCCCCCCTTCGGCCGCTGGTGCGACGCGTGGCCGCGCCCATTGCGGCGCGCGTGTCGAGCGCGAATGTCGTCTCCGCGGCAGCCATCCCCCTGGCCCTCGCCGCCGCGGCCGCGCTCCGGCTGCAGCTCTACTGGTTGGCGTTCTGGCTCGGGCTCCTTGCGGCGCTCATCGACCTCATCGACGGCACCGTGGCCGAGCTCAAGGGCCAGCGCTCTCCACAGGGCAACTACTACGAGACCATGGTCGACAAGGCGGTGGAGGTCATCATGCTGGTGGGGGCAGCCGCCGCGCACCCCACGGCCACCGCCCTTGCCGTGGGAGCCTGCCTGATGGTGGGGTTCTCGAAGGCGCGGGTCGGGCTGGTAGTGATCACCGACAACCACGACTGGCCCAGCATCGGGGATCGTGCCGACCGCATGGTGGTGTTCCTGACCGGCGTGTTCTTTGCCGGGTGCGGCGCGGGGGAGACCGCAATCGGCATCGCCCTGTGGATCTTCCTCGTCATCTGCGCGGTGGGGCTCAAACAGCGCCTGGCGCACGCGTTCGCGCTCATCGACGGCGCAGAGCGCGATGGAACGCTGCTGCCCTATCTCGGGAAGCCGGCGCCCACAGGGGTCACGCCGCCTTCGGCGGAGCGCCCGGACGGCTCTCGCGACGATACCACTCCATGAATGCAGCCGCGAGATAGCAGATGAACAAGATCTCGCCGAAGAGCTTCATGAAGATGCCGCCGAGCGCCTGATCCTCCATGGGGGTCAGCGAGACGATGCGTGGCGCCGCCGCGTACGTGGGATAGTAGACCTCCCCCGTCAGAACGAGAAAGCCGAAGAGCGGGATCTGCGTCACCGACATGAAGAACAGGTAGAGCATGCGGGGGCCCGCGGTGAGGCGGGGGAAGTCGCGAGACGGGCTCAGCACGGGCCACCACATCTGGATGGCGCTCAGCAGGAACATCACATGCTCGGCCTCGTGCACCTGTCGATCACGCAACGCAAACTCGTAGAGCACGGGGATGTGCCAGACAGCGAAGACAATGTTGAACGAGGCCAGGGCCACCACCGGGTGCGTGAGGAACGCAAACACCGCGCGGGTGGCGCGATTACCGGCCAGCGGCTCGAAGACGAACGACGGCAGCGACGCGAGGATGATGGGGGGCAGCACGAAGATGAGCACCGAGTGCTGCAGCATGTGGGCACTGAACAGGAAGCGATCGCCCGCCTCGTCGAGGGGCGAGCCCACCGCGAGATAGAACAGCACGAGGGCCACGTCGAAGAGCAGAACGCTGCGAGTCGGAAACGGGGTCTCCGCCGCAAGCCGCTTCCACCCCATGCGCACCGCCATGCGATACAGC
This genomic interval carries:
- a CDS encoding DUF420 domain-containing protein — encoded protein: MTYADLPLVNATLNGISACLLTAGYGFIRQKRVTAHRVCMVSALITSVAFLTTYAIYHLHAGSKHFVGPDAIRMAYLALLLSHTVLAAAVPVLALITLSRALKGQLDRHRAIARITLPIWWYVSVTGVLIYVMLYHVSQ
- a CDS encoding SCO family protein, which gives rise to MPRSGSGFVTTQAWGTRSTTAARSTSRQTTTTRATPPCVSASSTRSTKVRPSCTTKALGYPMRREAPAARTMPASAGAVMHKAFADVGRRPPLLVGHMLRAGVEISSTERAAFATPTSKAWRRGALGGVVCAVMKRLIISLGLALLAFTNGCTPRTPPTEPSKSSALPPVIGTLPPFTLTDQNGQTVTLESLHGHPFVIDFIFTSCTEFCLDMTDKMREVRAALGSGSPVKCVSMSVDPKNDTPARLKSFAASRGAVDPSWLFLTGERATVGTIMQSLMLAPSGDPAKLNPQQHSSRLVLVDGEGKVRGYYPYDDAEARKRIVLDARALDAGGKP
- a CDS encoding cytochrome c oxidase assembly protein, producing the protein MTWEWNTEIDLIGGILAVAVLYRMAVRMGWKRLAAETPFPTRSVLLFDVALVLFYLAVGSPLDEAGDRFLFSAHMLQHSVLIFVLPPIILASLPSFVFEPLAGNRATRAVFAFLTHPVVALASFNIVFAVWHIPVLYEFALRDRQVHEAEHVMFLLSAIQMWWPVLSPSRDFPRLTAGPRMLYLFFMSVTQIPLFGFLVLTGEVYYPTYAAAPRIVSLTPMEDQALGGIFMKLFGEILFICYLAAAFMEWYRRESRPGAPPKAA
- a CDS encoding nucleotidyltransferase family protein encodes the protein MTGGRAELFDGSVGGVRGVHPLVKASNARPREIIKRFMTAQTTPPRAPLLHAFEVGVAKAARSVELISTPARSMCPTSRGGRRPTSAKALCMTAPALAGIVLAAGASRRMGYPKALVVHEGRTFVERVLDALTQGGVARVVVVCREVERAAVVDRVPHAWVVTNPDPERGMQSSIAVGLAHLLADTGGAAHDATAAPRLHGIALALVDQPTLQAHTVRRVREVFADDVTRIVVPRSPEGRRGHPVIFPLDLTGQLRELHAQGAREVLWRNPQRVREVDIDDGGAFHDVNTPDELAALARDTPPVLRIDAGLA